A single region of the Podospora pseudopauciseta strain CBS 411.78 chromosome 1, whole genome shotgun sequence genome encodes:
- a CDS encoding hypothetical protein (antiSMASH:Cluster_2; COG:S; EggNog:ENOG503PEP6) yields the protein MADQAAAPPQPPTQLIKFSVYLYKKEDIDYDEFLNWVTKEYPSKAAPIMKRHGIVQWTQTVTPPHFRTPFRAALQHMGRDKWTVPDYDVVMSYWIPTPDTMQALTQDPEWIELETKEAMPRADMTVGHFEIGHEIVQFGEVRSQGTA from the exons ATGGCCGACCAAGCTGCCGCACCGCCTCAGCCGCCAACTCAGCTCATCAAGTTCAGTGTTTACCTCTACAAGAAAGAGGATATTGACTATGATGAGTTTCTCAACTGGGTGACCAAGGAGTACCCCTCCAAGGCAGCCCCCATCATGAAAAGACACGGTATTGTGCAATGGACACAG ACCGTGACCCCTCCGCATTTCCGGACCCCCTTCCGCGCTGCTCTTCAGCACATGGGAAGGGACAAGTGGACGGTCCCCGACTACGATGTGGTCATGTCGTATTGGATCCCCACCCCCGATACCATGCAGGCTCTGACCCAGGACCCTGAGTGGATCGAACTGGAGACCAAGGAAGCAATGCCGCGGGCTGACATGACAGTTGGTCACTTTGAGATAGGGCATGAGATCGTCCAGTTCGGTGAAGTACGGTCTCAGGGAACTGCTTAG
- a CDS encoding hypothetical protein (antiSMASH:Cluster_2; COG:S; EggNog:ENOG503NXT1) produces the protein MPSKGVQVFTYIGVPDISIELSVPKQTITRRDQGFWSGSLEVEARNIDSFFNKKGRFTFKVFHRGNQITEQWIDVNALTGNASGGTMESIAETPSIFHDNFIISYGLYEAGPGHDPLPNQHQCYVTVTQNYTNWITNLAPPGSDFEKKPFHRLVLPSAHDVGMNSMESSAALLRKVGGAVVSTMLTRTDDKVCRVVDKLSGYPIELIAPNIIYSLSITQKDSLESMLRIGARYFEFRPARLHSSIRGRDALPDKLYFMHSAIPGMGYDTFLEGIVKFLRANKNEIIVVQLRWDGVPSDCSHPSSEEKKQYLEKAIRDHAGGEINVGNLDDMKHRTISELRRDKKRLLMLDSVDTLSTYTDDGNATINGQSIVDAFPRVLEDRGAQRRAGFVLIQCQATATNIQKALLHSIKDAGVTTSVLLATKGLCDHKTLPWCRDNVVDRCELGKTVVLMNDWLDGATVDVAVGLSRRRLAK, from the coding sequence ATGCCCAGTAAAGGGGTCCAAGTCTTCACTTACATCGGTGTACCCGATATCTCCATTGAGCTCTCGGTCCCCAAGCAAACCATCACCCGACGAGACCAAGGCTTCTGGAGTGGCTCCCTCGAAGTCGAAGCCCGCAACATCGATAGTTTCTTCAACAAAAAAGGTCGCTTCACCTTCAAAGTCTTCCACCGCGGCAACCAAATCACAGAACAATGGATCGACGTCAACGCCCTAACCGGCAACGCCAGCGGCGGCACAATGGAATCCATAGCCGAAACACCTTCCATCTTCCACGACAACTTCATCATCTCCTACGGCCTCTACGAAGCCGGGCCCGGTCAtgacccccttcccaaccaacaccaatgCTACGTGACCGTGACCCAAAACTACACCAACTGgatcaccaacctcgcccccCCAGGCTCAGATTTTGAAAAGAAACCCTTCCACcgcctcgtcctcccctccgctCACGACGTGGGCATGAACAGCATGGAATCCAgcgccgccctcctccgcaaAGTAGGCGGCGCCGTCGTCTCAACAATGCTCACCCGCACCGACGACAAGGTCTGCCGGGTGGTCGACAAGCTCTCGGGGTACCCCATCGAGCTCATAGCCCCCAACATCATCTACAGCCTCTCCATCACGCAAAAAGACTCGTTGGAATCCATGCTCCGGATCGGAGCGCGGTACTTTGAATTTCGCCCCGCCAGACTCCACAGCAGCATCCGTGGCCGGGACGCGTTGCCGGACAAGCTGTATTTTATGCACAGCGCCATCCCAGGTATGGGGTATGACACCTTCCTGGAAGGCATCGTCAAGTTTCTCCGTGCCAACAAGAATGAAATAATTGTGGTGCAACTCCGGTGGGATGGCGTCCCGTCTGACTGTTCCCATCCTTCcagcgaggagaagaagcagtATCTTGAGAAGGCGATCCGTGATCATGCCGGGGGTGAGATCAACGTGGGCAATCTGGATGACATGAAACACCGGACTATCTCTGAGCTGAGGAGGGATAAGAAGAGGTTGCTTATGCTTGATAGTGTGGATACTTTGTCGACTTATACTGATGATGGAAATGCCACAATCAACGGGCAGAGCATTGTGGATGCTTTCCCGCGGGTGTTGGAGGATAGGGGGGCGCAGAGGAGGGCTGGGTTTGTGTTGATCCAGTGTCAAGCTACGGCGACTAATATCCAGAAGGCGCTGTTGCATTCGATAAAGGATGCGGGGGTGACGACGagtgtgttgttggcgacGAAGGGGTTGTGCGATCATAAGACGCTGCCGTGGTGTAGGGATAATGTGGTGGATCGGTGTGAGCTGGGGAagacggtggtgttgatgaatGATTGGCTTGATGGGGCGACGGTGGATGTGGCGGTTGGGCTGAGTaggaggaggttggcaaAATGA
- a CDS encoding hypothetical protein (antiSMASH:Cluster_2; COG:S; EggNog:ENOG503P8X3): MQLSHLLLLAGALTATAHPSGHAHLHRSIHEKREGGITFLKAVHKSLPEPTETAPEPAPEPPKASIAAVEPSPSPKPKPEPAPAPAPAKEESEDSNDSDSEDGYKPFCGSSKRKAKRVTWEQIHYTGNTGTANGCPWNSNLQVVSTKASKQYKYVQNYKNVGKVPYEVICFNKIGADGGVTGSFKVEGQNQLVFKLQPGETKSVVADSNTQGVCAFAPNSVPTTSHGQYAGNWAEFDFENTSNKGWSGADCSSLVAQAYNMDFPGCRMSQGGVDSSIYPDGTAENAYIRGMEAEDGIGLNIEPGPTVIEVLCGLEKGM, encoded by the coding sequence ATGCAACTCTCCCACCTTCTGCTCCTCGCCGGTGCGCTCACCGCCACTGCCCACCCTTCCGGTCATGCGCACCTCCACCGCAGCATCCATGAGAAGCGCGAAGGCGGTATCACCTTCCTCAAGGCCGTTCACAAGTCCCTCCCTGAGCCAACTGAGACGGCCCCTGAACCCGCTCCCGAGCCTCCCAAGGCATCCATCGCAGCTGTAGAGCCCTCTCCTtcgcccaagcccaagcccgAGCCCGCTCCTGCTCCCGCCCCTGCTAAGGAGGAGAGCGAGGACAGCAACGACTCTGACTCGGAAGATGGTTACAAACCCTTCTGCGGCTCCAGCAAGAGGAAGGCCAAGCGTGTCACCTGGGAGCAGATTCATTACACCGGTAACACCGGCACTGCTAACGGCTGCCCATGGAACTCCAACCTCCAGGTCGTTTCCACCAAGGCCTCCAAGCAATACAAGTACGTTCAGAACTACAAGAACGTCGGCAAGGTCCCCTATGAGGTCATTTGCTTCAACAAGATCGGTGCCGATGGCGGTGTGACTGGCTCCTTCAAGGTCGAGGGTCAGAATCAGCTCGTTTTCAAGCTCCAACCCGGCGAGACCAAGTCTGTTGTTGCCGATTCCAACACACAGGGTGTTTGCGCCTTCGCGCCAAACTCtgtccccaccaccagccacgGCCAATACGCCGGCAACTGGGCCGAGTTCGACTTCGAGAACACTAGTAACAAGGGGTGGTCCGGCGCCGACTGCTCTTCCCTCGTTGCCCAGGCTTACAACATGGACTTCCCCGGCTGCCGCATGTCCCAGGGCGGTGTTGATTCATCCATCTACCCCGACGGAACTGCCGAGAACGCCTACATTCGCGGGATGGAGGCTGAGGATGGCATTGGCCTCAACATCGAGCCCGGCCCGACCGTCATCGAGGTCCTCTGCGGTCTCGAGAAGGGCATGTAA
- a CDS encoding hypothetical protein (antiSMASH:Cluster_2; COG:S; EggNog:ENOG503P1GJ) — protein sequence MHIVKTFATGLLLLANHAGVLAQDPGAGAPDNSNPLAIYPSCAQNCIITAFTNHTFCSSPLDQECTCTSPDFNGFMHECILATCTIREALFTHNISSTTCQVPVFDRSPEIIRETAAMLITICLLVAARIGYKIYYAEGDRFMFSRPKAHTTSQNGLWWDDYALVFLLLCGGIPAMVLTIFFLAPNGLGKDMWAVPFEDIDKLFKFSFVSGVLYLPQVAALKLTFLFFYLRIFPSPGTRRVIWGTIVFTSLYGLTFFLLAIFQCSPIEDWYKWDGTGTGKCLNKDAIQWSCAIISIVLDVWMIGIPLWSMRIVKLHWKKKVGVGAMFAVGLLVTIVCCIRLRYIADITSSQNPTQDLFNIIRWSTIEGFTSSVCACMPFIRQVLVRIFPKAMRTGTTKKSTYAYNVHSFGNTLKGHGVSVNSDMTVTVNDPGLNGKVYHKDFPYPYNVPHSESTAALAEREGANRDGQAQYQGSDGTSVIIVQGNTPPPSGHIPLTNVHRPQRY from the exons ATGCACATCGTCAAAACGTTCGCAaccggcctcctccttctcgccAACCATGCCGGCGTCCTCGCTCAGGACCCGGGTGCCGGCGCACCCGATAACTCCAACCCCCTAGCCATCTACCCGTCATGTGCT CAAAACTGCATCATCACCGCTTTCACAAACCACaccttctgctcctcccccctaGACCAAGAATGCACCTGCACCTCCCCCGACTTCAACGGCTTCATGCACGAGTGCATCTTGGCCACCTGCACCATCCGCGAAGCCCTCTTCACCCacaacatctcctccaccacctgccaAGTCCCCGTCTTTGACCGCTCCCCGGAAATCATCCGTGAGACCGCTGCCATGCTCATCACTATTTgcctcctcgtcgccgcaAGAATAGGTTACAAGATCTACTACGCCGAAGGGGACAGGTTCATGTTTTCCCGGCCAAAGGCGCATACCACTTCCCAGAACGGGCTCTGGTGGGACGACTACGCGCTGGTTTTCCTGCTCCTGTGCGGTGGGATACCAGCCATGGTGTTGACCATCTTCTTTTTGGCGCCGAATGGCCTGGGGAAGGATATGTGGGCTGTCCCGTTTGAGGACATTGACAAGCTTTTCAAATTCAGCTTTGTTTCCGGGGTGTTATATCTACCTCAGGTGGCGGCCTTGAAGCTGACGTTTTTGTTCTTTTACCTGAGGATCTTTCCCTCGCCGGGGACCAGGAGGGTGATTTGGGGGACGATTGTCTTTACCAGCTTGTACGGGTTGACGTTTTTCCTTTTGGCCATCTTCCAGTGCTCGCCGATTGAGGATTGGTACAAGTGGGATGGCACCGGGACGGGGAAGTGTCTGAACAAGGATGCCATACAGTGGAGCTGCGCGATTATCAGTATTGTGCTGGATGTGTGGATGATTGGGATTCCGCTTTGGAGCATGAGGATTGTGAAGCTGCattggaagaagaaggtcggGGTGGGGGCTATGTTTGCTGTTGGTTTATT GGTAACCATCGTCTGCTGCATCCGACTGCGGTACATCGCCGACATCACCAGCTCgcaaaacccaacccaagatctcttcaacatcatccGGTGGTCCACGATCGAAGGCTTCACCAGCTCGGTCTGCGCCTGCATGCCCTTCATCAGACAAGTCCTGGTGCGCATCTTCCCCAAGGCGATGCGCACAGGAACAACAAAGAAGTCGACCTACGCCTACAATGTGCACAGCTTTGGAAACACCCTCAAGGGCCACGGTGTCTCTGTTAACTCCGACATGACAGTCACTGTTAATGACCCAGGGTTAAACGGAAAGGTCTACCACAAAGACTTTCCATATCCCTACAACGTGCCACACTCGGAATCCACAGCTGCGTTGGCTGAGCGCGAAGGGGCAAACAGAGATGGGCAAGCCCAATATCAGGGGAGCGATGGGACGTCCGTGATCATCGTTCAGGGGAACACTCCGCCGCCATCAGGACACATTCCTTTGACAAATGTTCACCGGCCTCAAAGATATTAA